Below is a genomic region from Alosa sapidissima isolate fAloSap1 chromosome 19, fAloSap1.pri, whole genome shotgun sequence.
TGTCTAACATGAGCTGTCACACCAGTTAAGAAACTCTGTTCTAAACCACTCGAAATCTACAGAATTCCACATAGCTTCTTTAAAGCGTCCAGGCTTCCCCTAATGATAAACCCATGTTTCACATCACAACGCTATGAGTTGTTGGTAATTCCATTAGGTAAAACCTGCACAAATACCCACTTACGGAAAGGGCTCAAAAAGGCTGCTAGCAAgtcctcctccactccactgTGGACATTAAGATGCAAGATCGTGACATTGGTGTGGTTGGGTGAACCTAGAGCCATCAATTTTAACATTACACTGTATCTCATACGAGACACCCAAATCAAATGGCAAATAGACGTTTAGCTTTTTCCAAACCTCTTCTGCACCATGCTATGCATCATTTCCCCTAGAGACTTTAGAATCAGATCAATTCTTGTGAAGGAAGGGCTTATCTGACGCCGCTTGAGTGAGCACGAGGCGGTGATCTCGGTGAGTACTGGCTGACCCAGCACACCCTCAAAGCGACTAAAATGGAAAAGCGCCACCCAAGCAGCATCAAAGAGGCGTAGTTGAAAGCCTGCAGTCGCCGTAAttagattttgttttttaattggatGGTGTCGGTATGAAATCCTGCTGATGGTGCACGGGGGCCTCTCCTGTCCCTATAGCAGCCAGGGCTTCACTGTCTGTTGAGTCCATAGTAACCATGGTAATCGTCATGGTTTTAATTCCATAGAAAACATTTACATGCAGTCTGGAATTTGAATCTCATGGGTTTTGAATAATAATTTGCTTTCCTATAACCAAAGCAGTGGTTTTGTTTGCCGCTTGTGTTTTAGGGCTGCTgtcatccatgcacacacatatacacacacagcctcccacCTCGCATGCGTTCACATAGATGAGTAAAAATCCTTGAGAAAAGGCAAAAGGCTCAATAAAAGCAGCCATCCGTCTCATCGATGTCCCTGGCCAGCCAGGCAGAATCCTCCCCATATTCTCAGACATGGAGGCTAGAGTGCATGTGGGATTCTGCATGGCCTGTCACATCAGATTGAAGGCAAGGCTGGAGCTTTGGGGTTTTGGGCTAGTTGTTCCAACCACATGGTCAGCCAGACCAGAAAGTCACCAAGTGCCATCTTGATTAAACATGCACAGCATTTGGCCATGGAGGGGGAAGGGTGTATGCTAGACTGGCAGAATCGGAGCAGTTGGAGGGGGAAAGCTGTTGGGGAAAAGCCTATGTTTGTTTTCTGTAGCCATACTGAAGTGTCAGTGTAAGTCTGTGTTGCTGTCAGTTCCCATCATATGTATAAAGACAGAGGAGGGCATCTAAGGACACGCTGTCCCAATCTGCCCGTCATTAAGGCTTCACCAGGCTGGCGGATGATGACCTGGTACCTTCCTTTAGCAGAAGCCTAATGCAGCTCTGTACTGACCTGGAGCCTGACCTTAACACTCTtccacccctccccaccccactctTATCTGCTCGTTTTGTCTGCCCACAGAGGTGCTGCTGGACCCTTGCCGGACCTGGTGCCCGTCCTCGACGTGCCAGGCAGTGTGCCAGCTGAAGGAGTCGGACGTGCCGCTTCCCCAGCTGGTCCAGTGCTCCGTCTGCATGCTGGAGTTCTGCTCGGCCTGCAAGGCCAGCTGGCACCCCGACCAGGCCTGCCAGGAGAACCTGCCCATCACCTCCTTCCTGCCCGGGGAGACCAGGTAACCCTGCCTGGCCTGCTGACTCTTATTGATCTCCCAGCCAGCTCACAGTGCACGCtctgttctgtctctctgttctcaGTGTAATTAGAAAGACCTTGCATCATGTTACCACTATATAGGCTCAAGGCTCTTATTGCCCAACCAAAGCACATCCGCATTGATGCACCGAAGGTGTGTAGTGATGTTACTATCTCTATCTCACTGTTTTCTTCATCGACTTCAGGTCTGACCATACCATATTATCTAATCTAAATTCACTAGCTGAACTCCAGCAGTGTAGTGGATTTTGGTGTAGTGGACTTGGGGGAGTCGTTCTGCTATCTGCTGACGATAAAGTCTTTGTAAGTATTGGTGTGTGCGCTTTTGAGGAGCTGAGCTTTTGAAAACTCACTCGCTCCCCCTTCCCGTCTGCACGGTTCATCGAAGCAAGCAGCATGTCCTCACAGACCCCctagcagcccccccccccccccatccccgaAGCAAGCAGCGTGTCCTCACAGACCCCCTAGCAGCCCCCCCCATCCCCGAAGTCAGGTCTCTCTCCATGCGTGTGTGATGTGGGCTGAGCACATTGGTTCACACAGACTGTCACCGCCACAGAGTGGTGTCTGGGGTCATGCGGGGACATCAGGGGCGGAGTGGAAACAGCAGAGGGGGCTTTTTCCAACCACAGAGCTCTGCACAGCtctgcccagcccagcccagcccagcccagccaagCAGCCGTCAGTGCGAATATTGTACCCAGCAgaatttctctcctctctgtgcccTCTGTAATGAGCTGCAGAAAGGGCCACTGGTTTTGCCAAGAAGCCCAACAATTGTATAGTGCTGCCTGCCTTATACGAGTTTCAGATAACGTTGGATATATAGGTGCTCTATCTTGGTTTTCACAAAGCTGATTTTGTAGAACATGAGGTAGTTGTGGTTAATCCAGTAGCATTTATTTTTCTGCTGCATGTAACATTgactatgtttacatgcacatcaTATTTCAATTGGAATAATTACAGTATTCCGATTGTGCAAGGCATGTAAACACCCAATTTCCATTACCCTAGTTAGATCATTGGGACATGTGATGTGACTTATTGGGTCACATTATTTGGAAAATGTTAATTTATGTCTGCACATTCGTGCAAGGAATTTTGGTAGCTTGGTTGTCAACTTGGCAGTACTGTGAAAAGTGTGAAAAGTTTGCACTACTGGAGCGATGATTAGGTCAATTTATGTATTCAAATCATGAAAGGCTGATAGGCGAAAGCACAACAATAGACCCCTTCCACGTCACAGAAAAGGTGTGCGCATGTTGGGGTcagaaagctgtgtgtgtgtgcgtgtgtgtgtgtgtgtgtgtgtgagtccacaCTAACGTCGTCTAACCATTCTGTTATCAGCTTAGGATCAGGCAGACAATCGCCATTAACTAAGACTAAGTTATTAAGGTACGGTTTGTGGCCCTTGGGTAACAATGACCCTGCATACCTTGACAGCTCAACATGCTGGTCCAATGGCTGTGCCATTTTTCTGACCCCATTCTGTGCGCGCATCCAACCTAGGCTCTGGATTATTTCAAACATTGAAGGGGTCTATAGTGATATCTTTAAAAGGGTGTGCGACAAACTAAAAGAAGCAGGTTTTGCGTATACTGCTGACAGGTCAAGAATCAATGGAAAAGCTGCCTTTTATAAGGCTAAAAAGCAAAACGATAACGGCCAGTTTCACCTATTTTGCGGTCATCTACGGAATTCTGGGACAGAGACCATTAAAGATGTCAAGATGCTCTTGCTACCACTACTGCACGCTATTTTAATCGGAATATGccaattaacatttaaatgggAATATTCCCATAGCTCAACACTCTGCTGCAGATGTAAACATCCTACTCTGAATATCGCTTTAACCAGAATAGGGACCTTAATCAGAATATGGTGTGCATGCAAAGACAGTCAATGACAGAGGGATATAAGGCCTTACCAACATCCGCTGCATTGCACCTCTTTACTAAAGTGTTAAAAAGAAATCTTTAAATCTGGCTGTCTGAGAAATCCAGTAATCCAATTCTTCCTGTTGGCCATCTTAACATCAGTGTACACTGCGAGTCATAAAAGAAGTGAGCTTTTGTGTGCTTTTCAAATCAGTCCTCTCTGACACCACGACTCGTAGTCGATCACTCGAGTGTTGCCATGGAGTTGAATCAGCAGCTGCGTGCAAGAGTGGGTGTATGAACCGTACCCTTCTCTATAGCAAACCTGTGGTGGCTGCGTCTTCATTCAGGATAGAACAAACAACTGTCCTTGCTCTCGTGTCTTGGAGGAGAAAAAAGCTGCTCGttcacaacaaaaaaagaaggaTGAGGAACGCTGGTGTGTGCTGTTGGGGACAAAAGATGGAAAAAAACATCCCCGTGCCTACTACTGTTTGGCAAGCCCCCAAATTGTGTGGTTTTCAACACACGGCACCAATTGCTATGCTCTGTCCTCAAGAGTTTCCAGCAAGGTGCTTTTGTGTGCCATGCTGAATGACACATTGATGTATGACACGATGCTAATTGGGTGTATGCTTGCTATTCATTAGCAGACAGACCTTTTCCCCCGTTTTCATCCCTCCATCACAGGCCTGGCCTCAGGACGAGCAAGGTGTTGTTACGACCAAAATAGTACACCATGCTGCACTGTTTCATTAAATGCCACGTGTAAAGGTTTTCAAGTCAGAGTGTTCAAGGGCACAGCCAGCTGGtcaatgtgaaactgatgaGGTTCTGACcggtcttttttctctctctctctctctctctctctctctctctctctctctctctctctctctctctctctctctctctctctctctctctctctctctctctctctctctctccctaacaGCTCCTTCTACAAGAGTGATGAGGACGACGCTCCCATTAAGCGCTGTCCTAAGTGTAAAGTTTACATCGAACGAGACGAGGGTTGTGCCCAGATGATGTGCAAGAACTGCAAGCATGCCTTCTGCTGGTACTGCCTTGAATCACTCGATGTAAGTGTGTTCATAACATTTATTTGAGATACTGTATCATACTCAACAACATTCTCTCACATTTGTGACTAAGTGTAATTGTTGTTTGCCTGCAACTGGGGcaaatatagcctagcctagatTACCATCTAAGATCAACATTGGCGGTTTCAGAAAGACATTGAATGTAGGCTACCatactggggtgcgtttcccaaaacgttagttgctaacctgttagcaacttagttggttggcaatgggaaattgcattgcagccaacaaagttgctaacttagttagccactatggttttgggaaaggCACTCCAGTATAGTATACGATAGTGAAGCGGATTTCTAGTTATTGCTATACAGTTTGGTGTGTTTTGTGCTCATGTGAAAACTTGTGTCTGTGGTACGTCCCCTCATGTGGTGGCGCGTGTCTGCGGTGTGTTTTAACAGGACGACTTCCTGCTGATCCACTACGACAAAGGGCCGTGCCGCAACAAACTAGGCCACTCCAGGGCCTCAGTCATCTGGCACAGAACGCAGGTGGGTGCCCACGTTTTTCCCTTTGCTCTCTGCTCCCATTGTCCTCCTCCCTGCCAGCCAGAGCTCTCATTACCGCCAGCGTGTgtctatgcacacactcacacactcacacactcacacactcacacactcacacacacacacacactcacacacacacacacacacacacacacactccacgtgTTGCCCGTGGAGATGCAGACACGCTGACACGTGGACCAGAGCTGCGGCCCTATAGAACAGGACTTCAGACAACTTCAGGCTATATTTGGTGTCCTTTTCACAGGatgagacaggtgtgtgtgagtaacaaTGCActgagtgagatggagagagtgtggcATTGCTTGGTCTTTCTTCGCACACTCACTTTTCTTTTCAATAAATCTGTGGAATGTTTTAACCTTAGGCTTTACATCTTTAATAGAAAATCACTGCAGCATCCTTTTAGCAGGTTGAGAAAAGGCTGGCGCCTGTTTCTGCTTCCGAGAGCAGTTTTCTGGCGGAGGCTCCCATTTAGCAGAAGGAGCGCTTTCCTTTTTTTCACTCCTCTGCTCTCCGCTCACACAAAGACATCTGTTGCTCAGTGGGGCAGAGTGAGTCACAGGAGCTGTGGCGCAGGGGCAGAACAGTGCCTTTCTCTttcgcttcctctctctcctctcttgactttcttctctcacacactcgctggctctgtgtatctctctctctctttctctctctttctcgctctcgctctctctctctctctctctctctcgcgctctctctctctctctcgctctctctctctctctctctctctctctctctctctctctctctctctctctctctctctctctctctctctctctgtcctctccttgTGGCGACAGGGCAcagttcctcctctcctcaggaCCCTAAAGGAGTCCGGCTGAAAAGGGCCCTTTATGAATACTTGAGGACGTGTTTTGGCTGAGGCCCCGGGGGCGCGAGTGTCATGAAAGCCCCGGGGCTTAGTGCCTGAGGTCCAGCCTCTCCGGCCCACTGCCACCAGCCTCCACCCCAGCCCTCAGTGTTTTTGCCCTCCATTCAGACCTTAAGGAGCCAGGGAGTGGAGtaaggacagagagggagagaaagagaaagggagggcaGATATGGAGAGGAAGggctagatagagagagagagagtgaggaaggagGAGGTAAGGTCACCTTACCACATTTCTCTATCTAGTGCTTTTTGGAGCCAGGAAGTGCCAGGGGAGTGTTTGTACATTAAACCATCCACTCTGCCTCCTGTTGATTCTTTTTCAGGAGAGGCTTTCCCCTACTCCTCAGGCCTTTTCCAGACCTCTGTGTCCTTGACAGGCCGCTACTTGAGGCGGCGTGGTGTTTATAATGCACATAGAGGCTTGAGGCCCATGAAACATTCAGAACGTTTCCTGGCCTGGCCCAGGTTGCACCAGGAAACCCTTCTGCTCATGCCTGCTGCCCCCGTGTGGTGAATGGATGCATTGCACATAATCTGTCCAAGTGTACACAGTCCTGCACTTGTCACTTTTTCCTTGCTAGTGTGTTCATACATTCTGTATTTTGGTTGGTCATGTTTACTATTTTACTAAATGTTTAAAATATTGCTATTTTCACTATTGTCTCTTTGAAGATATTCAAGCATATGTTGTGTATAGTAATGTAATGGTCGCATAAATCCCACGTACACACAGATAACGCTCACACTAACCTTACAGTAATTTACAGTGTATTagctgcattgtgtataaaccgcaggacaatGTTTTATgaaagttaaaaaaacaaaaacatattaataccatatctactgcccctgtgtattaacctcatagatgaagacattttgcaaaatcaatgtataaacccggctaatagttgggaaattacagtaTTTTGTGCTTTTTATTCACGTTTGCTCAAGGATCAACTCAATAGGTTTCCATTCAATCCAAGCAGTCTGCTTTCCCCAAAAAAGGGACAGAGACAGGTAGCAAATTCAAAGTTCCCAGATATGCCGGTCTAACATATAACAAATTCAAACTTTAGCAAGCACCACAAGAGAATGTGAGTGCAGAACAGCCAGAGAATGAGGGTGCAGAAGTGAAGTAAGAGTTAGTAGAGTCATCATAGTATTGTGTGTAAGAAGGAAGTATATGGTAAGTGTGGGTTAGGCATGCTGTGCTTGTTAGATGTGTTGGAAGAGTTTGGTTGTCAAGAGGTAGCAATTGGTGGCAATAACTAGATCGCTCTTTGTCTacatccatctctgtctctccttctctcaggtGGTCGGCATCTTCGCTGGGTTTGGGTTGCTCCTGCTGGTGGCGTCCCCCTTCCTCCTGCTGGCCACGCCCTTCGTGCTGTGCTGCAAGTGCAAATGCAGCAAAGGCGATGACGACCCACTGCCCACCTAACCATCGGCCCTCCCCCCCAGCGTCACCCCTGACCCCATCCCACATGTTACTATTACCCCCCTCCATTTTTCCTCCTTTTGGTTTCCCTTTCGCTCCAGCTTTTGAGCGTATTCATCTCCAGAGGCAGGTGGAGGagggacagaaggagagagagaaagagagagatgctgcCTTTGAGAGCCCAGTGAGAGAAGAGGAttcagagagcaagagagggctGCAGTCATATGGTCCAGGCCTCTGCTAGGATGGAGCGCGGGCCTCCATACCCCTTCGCTGGACCGGCTGTGGGAGCGACTCGGAATGGCCCAGTTGGGCGTCTGTTTAGGAGCCCCGCTGTAGCCACTTCCTGGACTGAGCTGCAGGATGTGGTTGGCTGGCTGGTTCATTCGTTGTTCAGTTGGCTGGTTTGTCATGTGAGTTGGGGGAGGATGTTCTGGAGTCCTCCCCCctcaccacgcacacacacacatacacgcacacaccattTTCTCATCTGTGTGCTTTCTTTGTGTTCTTCATGTGATGGTGTTGGCCATCAAGAGAGTCTGCTCCACAGGACTCCTGGTGAGGTTGGTCAGTCTTTCATTCTCACCGGTGGGAGACTCTGCTCTGGTCTCACATCCTTAATGTAGCTCCTCACTCAGCGCTGGGGCATGGCCGGACCGAGTttcaaagtgaaaaacaaaactcGCTCTGTTGCACATAAACTTTCGTCTTTCGTCACTTTAAGGGCGGAGCGAGTGTGAGCGGGAGACTCAGGAGTGCTCACCTGTACAGCACACGGAGTGCCGTCACCTCAGTTCAATTGCTTTATTCTGTCCTATAGATGAATTATAAGCTGTTTTTGTATGTACATGGTGAATTGAAATTGTGATGTCACAACGCTTATTTCATATGTCCTCTTCCCAGTCGGGTGAGGCAGTTGTTTTCGTTGGATGAGCCCACTTTAGAATTGAGACGAGGCTCGAGGAAAGCTTTACTAACTTTTGCTTAAAATACCCTCTTCTCTCCAAACAAAAAACAAGGTCTGGAAACCGCTTTGAATTTTGAAACTTTTTTtcaactgaaaaaaatgttgaatgtctggtttgtttgttgatTTGCCCATTTCTTAGTTCAGGCTGTTGACAGTCATCTCTGCCGAAGCAGAGCTTTTCCCAACAACATGTTAGCTTCTCCTTACGACAATGTTCAAATTCAGATTTTCACTCTATCCTGTTTCAGTATAGACAAATAACCATATTGTTCTGTTTGTGGCATGGTATTGTCCCAACTGTATCTATATCCAAATACCTGTATCCTATATTACTCCTGTAAATTGACCACTGGttgcaaacttgcatagtgtatTTTAAAAATTGAATCAAAACATGGTAATGGAAGGGCAAGTGAGCATTTCAAAAGGGCACTTATAGCTAAATCTGACAGGGGCACCAAATGTAGAAAATCCAGACTGTTCACTTTTCAGAACACGTATCATTTTGGTCCTGCACCCTATCTATGCAAGTTTGTACCTCTCAACACTATACACCAAGTACACATGGTAGTGAATGTGTGATTCAATAATGTGTGTGGTTCAGTATATGTGTTCTCTAAGATACCGACCAACCTTGTGCCATTGTGTCATGCCACTTTAGCGATGAGAAAGTGGCCAGGCTGCAGCAGTGATTGGACAGGGCGGTGAGCCGCACCGTCCTTTATCACTTTATTGTAGCCAGAACACATGCACCCACCAGGGCTTTGTCTGTAAAGAAAGTCTGTCCAAACGGTTTTATGCATGTTTGGTTATGTGCAGTTATTCGCAGCTCTGGTTTGTCCACAGGGAATCTGtgagatttgtttgtttgacacTTGTAGCTCTGGAACGTGCCACCCTTAATATCCTTTTGTGTTGATGGACTACACCTATAAAATAATCACATTGCACAcaaccacaacccccccccccccccccccccaagtcttTTCTTAATGgtgttttctattttcttttatATCTGGGTACATAGTTTGGTCATTTTCTTCATGTAGCAAGGAGAGgtgttctctctcctctccgcaCTACAAGTCTTCACACAATTTACGCAAATGCCTTTAGCCTTACGTTAAAGCATTTAAGCATTTTACTCATGTAGCCTTCGATCCAAACTCTTTATATTTCTGCTCCAAGCACAATCTTTATTGTGAGATGCTTTTGTTTGACCCATCAAGTCTCCTTTTTGTTCATTTTGGATCAAAAGATTTGTCATTTGTTCATTTTAAGGTGGCTATTTTGAACCCAATCAATGTATGACAATCGTGCCAAGTGGGTTTCTGAGCTGACAGTGAT
It encodes:
- the rnf144aa gene encoding probable E3 ubiquitin-protein ligase RNF144A-A isoform X1; translation: MQSLAASIVFASVRGWKNVVRILFMNVQLETTYAGIQMTKMSSSSPGKMTTARYRPTWDLALDPLVSCKLCLGEFPLEQMTTITQCQCVFCTLCLKQYVELLIKEGLETAISCPDSACPKRGHLQENEIEFMVATEIMQRYRKLQFEREVLLDPCRTWCPSSTCQAVCQLKESDVPLPQLVQCSVCMLEFCSACKASWHPDQACQENLPITSFLPGETSSFYKSDEDDAPIKRCPKCKVYIERDEGCAQMMCKNCKHAFCWYCLESLDDDFLLIHYDKGPCRNKLGHSRASVIWHRTQVVGIFAGFGLLLLVASPFLLLATPFVLCCKCKCSKGDDDPLPT
- the rnf144aa gene encoding probable E3 ubiquitin-protein ligase RNF144A-A isoform X2, with the translated sequence MTTARYRPTWDLALDPLVSCKLCLGEFPLEQMTTITQCQCVFCTLCLKQYVELLIKEGLETAISCPDSACPKRGHLQENEIEFMVATEIMQRYRKLQFEREVLLDPCRTWCPSSTCQAVCQLKESDVPLPQLVQCSVCMLEFCSACKASWHPDQACQENLPITSFLPGETSSFYKSDEDDAPIKRCPKCKVYIERDEGCAQMMCKNCKHAFCWYCLESLDDDFLLIHYDKGPCRNKLGHSRASVIWHRTQVVGIFAGFGLLLLVASPFLLLATPFVLCCKCKCSKGDDDPLPT